One Campylobacter lari DNA segment encodes these proteins:
- a CDS encoding motility associated factor glycosyltransferase family protein, translated as MNTYEANFNKNLGALESYNATLADKIEDVKTNERFEVFAGKSAFDINIYDHELKQSLYDNPEKFFDEKYNEIYTKYERYPVLFFYGLGNGLLYKALLKNENHKSIVVFEPNIEILYIVFHLIDFSQELKDKRLYVVENFDKTYLSIFLGKELQIRNYLQDVKVFSHSYYYNNKNTSVLEKNIQELCSYLITELGNDPKDSLQGITQLLHNLPYQLANPSLKDLLKQRKGKIENAIIVSTGPSLIKQLPLLKEYANKASIICADSAYPILAKHNIKPDYVLSLERIEKTSEFFNNDFKEFDKGILFLLVSMVFPKTIEYLKRNNRQFMLVHRPLPFAQSLNMNDYGYLGTGMSVANMAYELAVKLGHKNIILIGQDLAYDENGKSHPKDYHYFKEDFEGSRKQGLFITAYGGNGKVETNKWWKVFKETFEKDIALMNPLGINTYNATEGGARIEGSIEKPFKELCENLLKENKVLFEKLQTLSKKEIQDKKDEIDKKLNRKIQKISQILTNSKNFKEELKYILNYINYSKNIQNLNFEEILNVNDNLHLLKTDIEKMLELGEVLNPALKNIELELAKISLTSAHTQDEKKIRMIIWLLKHEIWIQELIKFLKILLKIIQENKI; from the coding sequence ATGAACACCTATGAAGCTAACTTTAATAAAAATCTAGGGGCATTAGAAAGTTATAATGCTACTCTAGCTGATAAAATAGAAGATGTAAAAACAAATGAGCGTTTTGAGGTGTTTGCAGGAAAAAGTGCTTTTGATATCAATATATATGATCATGAATTAAAACAAAGCTTATATGATAATCCTGAAAAATTCTTTGATGAAAAATACAATGAAATTTATACCAAATATGAAAGATATCCTGTTTTATTTTTTTATGGTCTAGGTAATGGTTTATTATATAAAGCTTTATTAAAAAATGAAAATCATAAAAGTATAGTTGTTTTTGAACCTAATATTGAAATACTTTATATAGTTTTTCATTTAATAGATTTTAGTCAAGAATTAAAAGATAAAAGATTGTATGTGGTGGAAAATTTTGACAAAACCTACCTAAGTATATTTTTAGGCAAGGAGTTGCAAATAAGAAATTATTTGCAAGATGTTAAGGTGTTTTCACATTCTTACTATTATAACAATAAAAATACTTCTGTTTTAGAAAAAAATATTCAGGAGCTTTGCTCTTATCTTATTACAGAACTAGGCAATGACCCTAAAGACTCCCTCCAAGGCATCACCCAACTTTTACACAATCTACCTTATCAATTAGCGAACCCTAGTTTAAAAGATTTACTAAAACAAAGAAAAGGTAAAATAGAAAATGCTATTATAGTTTCTACTGGTCCATCTTTAATAAAGCAATTACCTTTATTAAAAGAATATGCCAACAAAGCTAGTATTATATGTGCTGATAGTGCTTATCCTATATTAGCAAAGCATAATATAAAGCCTGATTATGTATTATCTTTAGAAAGGATAGAAAAAACCTCTGAGTTTTTCAATAATGACTTTAAAGAATTTGACAAAGGTATATTATTTCTTTTAGTTAGTATGGTTTTTCCAAAAACTATAGAATACCTAAAAAGAAATAATAGACAGTTTATGCTAGTACATAGACCACTACCATTTGCACAAAGTTTAAATATGAATGACTATGGATATTTAGGTACAGGTATGAGTGTAGCCAATATGGCTTATGAGTTAGCTGTAAAACTAGGACATAAAAATATTATCTTAATAGGTCAAGATTTAGCTTATGATGAGAATGGTAAATCTCATCCTAAAGATTATCATTATTTTAAAGAAGACTTTGAAGGAAGTAGAAAACAAGGTTTGTTTATTACTGCTTATGGCGGCAATGGTAAGGTTGAGACAAATAAATGGTGGAAAGTTTTTAAAGAAACATTTGAAAAAGATATAGCCTTGATGAATCCACTAGGTATAAATACCTACAATGCCACAGAAGGTGGAGCTAGAATAGAAGGAAGTATAGAAAAACCTTTTAAAGAATTATGTGAAAATTTATTGAAAGAAAATAAGGTTTTATTTGAAAAACTACAAACTTTAAGTAAAAAAGAAATTCAAGATAAAAAAGATGAGATTGATAAAAAGTTAAATCGCAAAATACAAAAAATTTCTCAAATTCTTACCAACAGCAAGAACTTTAAGGAAGAACTAAAATATATTCTAAATTATATTAATTACTCAAAAAATATTCAAAATTTAAATTTTGAAGAAATTTTAAATGTAAATGATAACCTGCATTTACTCAAAACAGATATAGAAAAAATGCTAGAATTAGGAGAAGTGCTAAATCCTGCTTTAAAAAATATAGAACTAGAACTTGCAAAAATCTCTTTAACGAGTGCTCACACTCAAGATGAAAAAAAAATTCGTATGATTATTTGGCTTTTAAAGCATGAAATATGGATACAAGAATTAATTAAATTTCTTAAAATTTTATTAAAAATTATTCAGGAAAATAAAATATGA
- a CDS encoding motility associated factor glycosyltransferase family protein, with product MNTYEANFNKNLGALESYNATLADKIEDVKTNERFEVFAGKSAFDINIYDHELKQSLYDNPEKFFDEKYNEIYTKYERYPVLFFYGLGNGLLYKALLKNENHKSIVVFEPNIEILYIVFHLIDFSQELKDKRLYVVDTNDFDMDSIINFLIGELFVRNYLYDSKIYSLNSYYNQYKIHIEELEKKLNEKIMYVFNAQGSNRIATLSQDLRFSIENTPKILTKALFKDFINQRKGKNKTAIIVASGPSLIKQLPLLKENADKATIICVDGSYPILAKYNIKPDIVISLDSSELTSKFFDNNHEEFDKNITFVITASTHSDTIKYLEKNHRNYLLVLRPLSKFTHKMLINDFGTLGGLNVAYMGYELAVKLEHKNIILIGQDLAFDEKGNSHPMDFLYGENFDNNIPSLEKRIKTTAYGGKGEVITHQGWKYYIQSYELYIKETAKNSIITYNATEGGARIEGTIEKPFKQVCDELLKEDKIIFPFLNSLPKKEQILLAKQSYDYFLELIKFAKNKIYQCQKLLKPILKVIEQTRYHIDLNTINFIKILKTNDEIHKVKEFLEDEKMSIFSDQLVAALTLTELELAKISLMSAHTQEDKKIRMIIWLIKHEKWLKLVIDTLESQIKIMEQSIQDLKDFIKVNNEHL from the coding sequence ATGAACACCTATGAAGCTAACTTTAATAAAAATCTAGGGGCATTAGAAAGTTATAATGCTACTCTAGCTGATAAAATAGAAGATGTAAAAACAAATGAGCGTTTTGAGGTGTTTGCAGGAAAAAGTGCTTTTGATATCAATATATATGATCATGAATTAAAACAAAGCTTATATGATAATCCTGAAAAATTCTTTGATGAAAAATACAATGAAATTTATACCAAATATGAAAGATATCCTGTTTTATTTTTTTATGGTCTAGGTAATGGTTTATTATATAAAGCTTTATTAAAAAATGAAAATCATAAAAGTATAGTTGTTTTTGAACCTAATATTGAAATACTTTATATAGTTTTTCATTTAATAGATTTTAGTCAAGAATTAAAAGATAAAAGATTGTATGTGGTGGATACAAATGATTTTGATATGGATAGCATTATAAACTTTTTAATAGGAGAGCTTTTTGTTAGAAACTATCTTTATGATAGTAAAATTTATTCTTTAAATTCCTATTACAATCAATATAAAATACACATAGAAGAATTAGAAAAAAAACTAAATGAAAAAATTATGTATGTTTTTAACGCGCAAGGAAGCAATAGAATAGCAACTTTATCACAAGATTTAAGGTTTTCTATAGAAAATACACCAAAAATACTTACAAAAGCTTTATTTAAAGATTTTATCAATCAAAGAAAAGGGAAAAATAAAACCGCTATTATCGTTGCAAGTGGCCCAAGCTTGATCAAACAACTTCCTTTGTTAAAAGAGAATGCAGATAAAGCAACTATCATTTGTGTCGATGGAAGCTACCCTATACTTGCAAAATACAATATAAAACCTGATATTGTAATATCTCTAGATTCAAGTGAGCTTACTAGTAAATTTTTTGATAATAATCATGAAGAATTTGATAAAAATATAACTTTCGTCATTACAGCATCAACACACTCAGATACTATCAAATATTTAGAAAAAAATCATAGAAACTATTTATTAGTTTTAAGACCATTATCAAAATTTACTCATAAAATGCTAATAAATGATTTTGGAACCTTAGGTGGTTTAAATGTAGCTTATATGGGATATGAATTAGCTGTAAAATTAGAACATAAAAACATCATACTTATAGGTCAAGATTTAGCTTTTGATGAAAAAGGTAATTCTCATCCTATGGATTTTTTATACGGAGAAAACTTTGATAATAACATTCCTAGTTTAGAAAAGCGTATAAAAACTACAGCTTATGGTGGCAAGGGTGAAGTGATTACTCATCAAGGATGGAAATACTATATACAAAGCTATGAACTTTATATAAAAGAAACTGCCAAAAACAGTATTATAACCTACAATGCTACTGAAGGTGGAGCTAGGATAGAAGGCACTATAGAAAAACCTTTTAAACAAGTGTGTGATGAGTTACTAAAGGAAGATAAAATTATTTTTCCTTTTTTAAATAGCTTACCAAAAAAGGAACAGATTTTATTAGCAAAACAAAGCTATGATTATTTTTTAGAACTTATTAAATTTGCAAAAAACAAAATTTATCAATGCCAAAAGCTTTTGAAACCCATTTTAAAAGTTATTGAACAAACTAGATATCATATCGATTTAAATACTATTAATTTTATTAAAATTTTAAAGACTAATGATGAAATTCACAAAGTTAAAGAATTTTTAGAAGATGAAAAAATGTCCATATTTTCCGACCAACTAGTAGCTGCCTTAACTTTAACAGAACTTGAACTAGCCAAAATTTCACTTATGAGCGCTCATACTCAAGAAGATAAAAAAATTCGTATGATTATTTGGCTTATAAAGCATGAAAAATGGCTTAAACTGGTCATAGACACTCTAGAATCACAAATAAAAATCATGGAACAATCTATACAAGATTTAAAAGATTTTATAAAGGTAAATAATGAACACCTATGA
- a CDS encoding motility associated factor glycosyltransferase family protein codes for MLLELNFSKNLQVLKEINASLADKILQVKSNERFELFEKNYDIYDHKTKQFCIQNALDNLSFYEQNYKRHPFLVFFGIGNGILIFELLKNPLKDYICVIEPEIELLYIALHLNDFSQDLQDKRLCIYLYEDINFLTFYRFFEQEKIHFFVKTYDLLLISNFYENYEDAIAKTNSLCIESIKSLVVRQGNSSEDSFEGITQLLHNLPYQLANPSLKDLLKQRKGKIENAIIVSTGPSLIKQLPLLKEYANKASIICADSAYPILAKHNIKPDYVLMLERDDVVIKCFDNDFKEFDKGILFILASVVHQKAIEYLKRNNRQFMLVHRPLPFAQSLNMNDYGYLGTGMSVANMAYELAVKLGHKNIILIGQDLAYDENGKSHPKDYVHGEAIENDRKEGLFITAYGGNGKVETNKWWKVFKETFEKDIALMNPLGINTYNATEGGARIEGSIEKPFKELCENLLKENKVLFKKLQTLSKKEIQDKKDEIDECLRGIIILGRSYINECEILKSDLARCLENLNFENQDFNPLSQRIYKMKTKFEDEEFKNYFLDLIRSIFFHFEYKIAQNYIKNPTNIEEEYAKRKEYIEIHINWIDFIIPHIKLQIQSIEKGLS; via the coding sequence ATGCTACTTGAACTTAATTTTTCTAAAAATTTACAAGTTTTAAAAGAAATCAACGCAAGCTTAGCTGATAAAATCTTGCAAGTAAAATCCAACGAAAGATTTGAACTTTTTGAAAAAAACTACGATATTTATGATCATAAAACAAAACAATTTTGTATACAAAATGCTTTAGATAATTTATCTTTTTATGAGCAAAATTATAAAAGACATCCATTTTTAGTTTTTTTTGGAATTGGCAACGGTATATTAATTTTTGAATTATTGAAAAATCCACTCAAAGATTATATTTGCGTTATAGAGCCTGAAATAGAACTTTTATATATTGCTTTGCATTTAAATGATTTTAGTCAAGATTTACAGGATAAAAGACTTTGTATTTATTTATATGAAGATATTAACTTTTTAACTTTTTATCGTTTTTTTGAACAAGAGAAAATTCACTTTTTTGTTAAAACTTATGATTTACTCTTAATATCAAATTTCTATGAAAACTATGAAGATGCCATAGCTAAAACCAACTCTTTGTGCATAGAAAGCATAAAATCTTTGGTTGTTAGACAAGGAAACTCATCAGAAGACTCCTTCGAAGGTATCACCCAACTTTTACACAATCTACCTTATCAATTAGCGAACCCTAGTTTAAAAGATTTACTAAAACAAAGAAAAGGTAAAATAGAAAATGCTATTATAGTTTCTACTGGTCCATCTTTAATAAAGCAATTACCTTTATTAAAAGAATATGCCAACAAAGCTAGTATTATATGTGCTGATAGTGCTTATCCTATATTAGCAAAGCATAATATAAAGCCTGATTATGTATTAATGCTTGAAAGAGATGATGTAGTTATTAAGTGTTTTGATAATGATTTTAAAGAATTTGATAAGGGTATATTGTTTATTTTAGCTAGTGTAGTACATCAAAAGGCTATAGAATACCTAAAAAGAAATAATAGACAGTTTATGCTAGTACATAGACCACTACCATTTGCACAAAGTTTAAATATGAATGACTATGGATATTTAGGTACAGGTATGAGTGTAGCCAATATGGCTTATGAGTTAGCTGTAAAACTAGGACATAAAAATATTATCTTAATAGGTCAAGATTTAGCTTATGATGAGAATGGTAAATCTCATCCTAAAGACTATGTCCATGGAGAAGCTATAGAAAATGATAGAAAAGAAGGTTTATTTATTACTGCTTATGGCGGCAATGGTAAGGTTGAGACAAATAAATGGTGGAAAGTTTTTAAAGAAACATTTGAAAAAGATATAGCCTTGATGAATCCACTAGGTATAAATACCTACAATGCCACAGAAGGTGGAGCTAGAATAGAAGGAAGTATAGAAAAACCTTTTAAAGAATTATGTGAAAATTTATTGAAAGAAAATAAGGTTTTATTTAAAAAACTACAAACTTTAAGTAAAAAAGAAATTCAAGATAAAAAAGATGAGATTGATGAGTGTTTGAGGGGGATTATTATTTTAGGAAGAAGTTACATCAACGAATGTGAAATTTTAAAATCAGATCTTGCTCGATGCTTAGAAAATTTAAATTTTGAAAATCAAGACTTTAACCCTCTAAGTCAAAGAATTTATAAAATGAAAACTAAGTTTGAGGATGAAGAATTTAAAAATTACTTCTTAGATCTTATTCGTTCAATATTTTTTCATTTTGAATATAAAATTGCACAAAATTATATAAAAAATCCTACAAACATAGAAGAAGAATATGCAAAAAGAAAAGAATATATAGAAATTCATATAAATTGGATTGATTTTATCATACCTCATATAAAATTACAAATTCAAAGCATAGAAAAAGGTCTCTCATGA
- the pseI gene encoding pseudaminic acid synthase: protein MFIGNFNLNEKVFIIAELSANHANSLEVALKTIQAAKKAGADAIKIQTYTPDSLTLNSNKKDFIIEGGLWHERKLYELYEEAKTPYEWHEQLFECAKNEGLICFSSPFSKEDVNFLRQFNPPAYKIASFEVNDYDFVRYVAKENKPTLVSTGIAYEEELEMIVKIFQEENNPNLILLKCTSAYPSQICDLNLNTIKTLQGKFKTIVGLSDHSEGFLAPTLAVALGARVIEKHFILDKTLNSADAKFSLNYEEFKQMCSMVRLSEQALGKASLTINEKTLKNRHFARSLYASKDIKKGEIFTLENVKSVRPNLGLHPKFLPIILGKKASCDIEFGQALKEEDFLE, encoded by the coding sequence ATGTTTATAGGAAATTTCAATTTAAATGAAAAAGTTTTCATCATTGCCGAGCTTTCAGCAAATCACGCAAACAGCCTTGAAGTAGCTTTAAAAACTATACAAGCAGCTAAAAAAGCAGGAGCTGATGCCATAAAAATTCAAACCTATACCCCAGATAGCTTAACACTAAATTCTAATAAAAAAGATTTTATTATCGAAGGTGGTTTGTGGCATGAACGCAAACTATATGAATTATATGAAGAAGCTAAGACGCCCTATGAATGGCATGAACAACTTTTTGAATGCGCCAAAAATGAAGGGCTAATCTGCTTTTCTAGTCCTTTCTCTAAAGAAGATGTGAATTTTTTAAGACAATTTAATCCCCCAGCTTATAAAATCGCTTCTTTTGAAGTCAATGATTATGATTTTGTGCGTTATGTAGCAAAAGAAAACAAACCTACCTTAGTTTCTACGGGTATAGCTTATGAAGAAGAACTTGAAATGATTGTTAAAATTTTCCAAGAAGAAAACAACCCAAATTTAATTTTACTTAAATGTACTTCAGCCTACCCTTCACAAATTTGTGATTTAAATTTAAACACCATTAAAACCTTGCAAGGAAAATTTAAAACCATAGTAGGCTTAAGCGATCATAGCGAGGGATTTTTAGCACCTACTTTAGCCGTAGCTCTTGGAGCAAGAGTGATAGAAAAACATTTTATATTAGATAAAACTTTAAATAGTGCTGATGCTAAATTTAGTCTTAACTATGAAGAGTTTAAGCAAATGTGTTCCATGGTGCGCTTAAGCGAGCAAGCACTAGGTAAAGCTAGCTTAACAATAAATGAAAAAACTTTAAAAAATCGCCATTTTGCAAGAAGCTTATATGCTAGTAAAGACATCAAAAAAGGAGAAATTTTTACACTAGAAAATGTAAAAAGTGTAAGACCAAACCTTGGCTTGCATCCTAAATTTTTGCCTATCATACTTGGCAAAAAAGCAAGTTGTGATATAGAATTTGGACAAGCGCTAAAAGAAGAAGATTTTTTGGAATGA
- the fliN gene encoding flagellar motor switch protein FliN: MIEDHLGLLQSYEDILDISVDFVSELGTTNMSVRDLLKLEVGSVIDLEKPAGESVELYLNKRIFGKGEVMVYEKNLAIRINEILDSKSVLQYFKKELQ, from the coding sequence ATGATAGAAGATCATTTAGGATTATTGCAATCTTATGAAGATATTTTAGATATTAGTGTTGATTTTGTTAGTGAGCTTGGCACGACTAATATGAGTGTAAGAGATCTTTTAAAGCTAGAAGTTGGTTCTGTGATAGATCTTGAAAAGCCAGCAGGTGAGAGTGTGGAGCTTTACTTAAATAAAAGAATTTTTGGAAAAGGCGAGGTAATGGTGTATGAAAAAAACCTCGCAATAAGAATTAATGAGATTTTAGATTCTAAATCAGTATTGCAGTATTTTAAAAAAGAATTGCAATGA